TCATAAACTGAATCTTCTGAGTTTTTTAAAATTTTGTTTATTTTATCAACAATATCAATGCCATTATTAGCAACAATAACCTCATCTGAAAATTTTGTAAAAGTATCTTTTAATTCATTAAACTCAATTTTTCCTTGATTTTGGGTATCCTTGAAAAGCAATTCATAAGCATTATCTTGATACCTACCTAAATAATCATTATATTTTTTCTCAAAAGATCTTATAGAAAACCAAAAGGGCTCTTTTTTACTTTTTAATATTTCTAAGTCAATCTCACCACTTCTTGTTGAAAAATTTGGAAATCCATATTTTAATTTTTTTGGAATCAATATATGAAAAGCTTCTCCAAACTTTTTATTAGGAACAGGAGTGGAAGATGTTAATGATAAAAGTTCTTTATTCTTAATAACTCTTCCATTTAAAATCCGAATTTCATCTCCATTAACCTTATTATAACTTAATGTACGAAATGAATAAGTAGCCACATCTTTTTTCTTGTCAGGAATCTCAAAAGATTCTGTTAATATTACCGATTTGATTGAAGGTTTTTTTCTAATAAAAAGATGAAATCCTTCTTCATGAGCTTCAACATAAACATCATCAATACCTATTTTTAAAGAACTATCTTCAAGTCCAAACAAACAAAAACTAATAAAAAGAAATAAAAAAATTTTCTTCATAAGGAAAATACCCTCATAAATAACTCAAAACCAATAAATAATATCTATAATTAAAGTTTTTCGGATAAATTTTCATAAAACAAAACATTTGATTTAGAAAAACTATTCTTAAAAATATTTCTGAGATTTAAACTAGCAAGATCTTTTTTAACGCTTTTTACCATATCTTCATCTCTATTTAATATATCAAAAATCTTAGCTGATTCGCTTAAATTGCTAACTCCAGAATTAAAAAGCTTAGTATCTCTTATGGATGAAAAAGAAGCCATTACTTCTACAACTCCAAGATTATTATAAGTCTCAATTTCTTTTAATAAAAGAGTTTTATGATAATCATTTTCCTTGGGATTAAAATTTAAAACATTAGCCTTCTCTAGTTCTAAATTTTGCATAACCCTTAAATAATAACTCCTAGAAGCCAAAAAATCGCCTATCTTATAAAGAGTTAAGGCAATAGAATTTAAAACTTCATTACTACTTGAAAACCCCGCCATGCTCTCTACTTTAAATAAATATTTCAATGCATCATCATAATTATTTTCCTTGTAACTAAGTAGTCCGACCTTATAGTAAACATCTGGATAATCAACACCCTCATTTATTGCCAATTTGTAAGAAGCTATCGCAGACTTAAAATCATTTAAAGATCTAAGAATATCACCCTGCTTTTCATAAATTGAAGAAATCTCCTTAGATCCTTTTATAAGATTATGTTTTTTATAAAAAGAATAATCGCTTAAAGCTAAACCAATAATATTGCTAGCCCTAAGAGAATCCCGAGACTTTTCATAAATGTCTGCTAAAATTTTATAAGCCAATATCTTGTCCCCAGCATCTTCAATTAAATTTTTATGCCTAAAGCTATTTAATGCTTTAAGCAAATACACTTCAGCCTTCTTAAAATCCCCTATGTAATAAGAATATCTTCCACTTTCAAAAAGTGCCTTGTCGTAATTAGGATTTTTATCTAATATTTTCCTAAGAATGTATTCAATCTCTGAATTCATATTAACATTATTGTCAAACTTGAAAATAGTTCTGCCATCATTTCTTTTAAAATCAGAGAATTCCTTATTTAATAAATTCGTTTGCCCATTAAGATAATTTAAATTTATAGCAAGACTATTTGCCCTCTGATTATAAGTCACAAAAGAACTATACTTGTCTATCAGCTTTTTAGCATATTTTGTGTAAACAGCTTCATCAATATCTAGAATTTCATTTGACTTAATAAAATTATTAACATTGTCAGACTCAGTATCTAAATTAGCTTCAATATAAGCATTGAAAAGTTTAAATAAAATTTCCTTTTTTTGTCCATATTTAGAAAGCACAACCGTATAGCTATTAATACTATCTTTATAGTAGTTAGAATTTGTCTTAGCCCATTTAAAATAATTATCCCCCTTTAATACCAAAGCATCATAATCGTAAAGATCGTAAGATATAACCTCATCAAGTATTGAATTAGCCTCAGAATGTTCTCCAAGATTAATTTTCATAGAAGCATACGCAATATATCCTTCCTTATTAAACTTTTTTCGCCTTCTACTTATAAAATCTTTAGAAAAAGGCTCAATCGTAAACAATTCCTCATACTTCTCTTCAGCACTATCAAAATCTCTAACATCTTCAAACGCTTTAGCATAATTGACAAACCATTTATCATCAGGCCTAATATAATAAGCATCTCTAAAAATAGCTTTTGCAAGCTCTCTTTTATTTGCATATATAGATTCTATACCCTCTTTATACTTGCTCTCAGAAGCAACATAAAAAAATACCACATCCACTATAAGATACAAAGAAACCAAAACTAAAACAACAAAAAGAGAAGCTATTTTTATCAAAGGTAATAAAGCCCTTGAGACTCTATAGCTCAATTTCTGCTGAAGCTTGCTAAATTCTTCCGCCTTAAAATAAATTGCGGGCAATTTAATAGATCGCCCAACAATATCCCCTACAAATTTAGCAATAAATTTCAACCTTTTTGTATTTTTTTCAACAAGATCAACTAACGCTTCAAGTTTAAACCTTGAAACATTCTCCTTAGTTAAAGCCTCAGCAATTGCGATTCTTAAATTTCTCGGATAAGAATTCAAATGCTTTAAAAATAATGGATAATTAACCTTAAATTCAAAACGTTTAGAATTTTCATTTCGATCATACTCTAGAAATTTAAAATCATCTGCAACATTTTCAAAATCATCGTCATTAACACTTAAATTCAAACTATCTCCAACAAACATCTCTGCTTGTTCATCTGTTTGACTTTTGTCATTTACCGCATCACCAATATCAAATTCATTAGATTTATTAGATTGTAAAAAATCATCATCCTCTGAAACATAAGAATCATTGCTGGCTTCAAAAAAATTATTATTGCTTTGATTGTTAATTAATTCCTCAGAATTAAGTTTTGAAGA
Above is a genomic segment from Borreliella mayonii containing:
- a CDS encoding VWA domain-containing protein, producing MKKIFLFLFISFCLFGLEDSSLKIGIDDVYVEAHEEGFHLFIRKKPSIKSVILTESFEIPDKKKDVATYSFRTLSYNKVNGDEIRILNGRVIKNKELLSLTSSTPVPNKKFGEAFHILIPKKLKYGFPNFSTRSGEIDLEILKSKKEPFWFSIRSFEKKYNDYLGRYQDNAYELLFKDTQNQGKIEFNELKDTFTKFSDEVIVANNGIDIVDKINKILKNSEDSVYDLDLVLVVDVTDSMKGNIEILKEHLFSIIEPQLQKFKSYRIGLVFYKDYLEDFLTKAFDFNTIPYLNNILKYVNVGGGGDYPEAVFEGIDAAITQFDWRAERRFIIVIGDAPPHEYPRGSVVYKDVINSAKEKDITIYGIIFQ
- the flcA gene encoding periplasmic flagellar collar protein FlcA — its product is MPDIDKIKQFKREILDNLSNERLSKESFGVSMDVKLPEPGESIVPWISEDLDLEENDDELDLNFMLDALESEDKLSYSDIFNDNLPLSGSDLRVDMDSELSALNNDFDVSSSDSFENDIDKVLDDNSIDLEIASKLDFDNLINSSKLNSEELINNQSNNNFFEASNDSYVSEDDDFLQSNKSNEFDIGDAVNDKSQTDEQAEMFVGDSLNLSVNDDDFENVADDFKFLEYDRNENSKRFEFKVNYPLFLKHLNSYPRNLRIAIAEALTKENVSRFKLEALVDLVEKNTKRLKFIAKFVGDIVGRSIKLPAIYFKAEEFSKLQQKLSYRVSRALLPLIKIASLFVVLVLVSLYLIVDVVFFYVASESKYKEGIESIYANKRELAKAIFRDAYYIRPDDKWFVNYAKAFEDVRDFDSAEEKYEELFTIEPFSKDFISRRRKKFNKEGYIAYASMKINLGEHSEANSILDEVISYDLYDYDALVLKGDNYFKWAKTNSNYYKDSINSYTVVLSKYGQKKEILFKLFNAYIEANLDTESDNVNNFIKSNEILDIDEAVYTKYAKKLIDKYSSFVTYNQRANSLAINLNYLNGQTNLLNKEFSDFKRNDGRTIFKFDNNVNMNSEIEYILRKILDKNPNYDKALFESGRYSYYIGDFKKAEVYLLKALNSFRHKNLIEDAGDKILAYKILADIYEKSRDSLRASNIIGLALSDYSFYKKHNLIKGSKEISSIYEKQGDILRSLNDFKSAIASYKLAINEGVDYPDVYYKVGLLSYKENNYDDALKYLFKVESMAGFSSSNEVLNSIALTLYKIGDFLASRSYYLRVMQNLELEKANVLNFNPKENDYHKTLLLKEIETYNNLGVVEVMASFSSIRDTKLFNSGVSNLSESAKIFDILNRDEDMVKSVKKDLASLNLRNIFKNSFSKSNVLFYENLSEKL